From Camelina sativa cultivar DH55 chromosome 5, Cs, whole genome shotgun sequence:
GATCTCTTCATTTTGAAATGGCTAATTTTGTGTTGagaacaatttaaaatattagtcaGGTTGTGCATGCTTGAAACGATATTAGCTTAGTTATGGTTCTGATGATGATCTAATGACNAGAAGACGGACGCACTCTCGCCGACTACAACATCCAGAAGGAATCGACGCTTCATCTCGTGCTACGTCTCCGTGGTGGTgctaagaagaggaagaagaagacttacacCAAGCCGAAGAAAATCAAGCATAAGCATAAGAAGGTGAAGCTCGCTGTTCTTCAGTTTTACAAGATTGATGGATCTGGGAAAGTTCAGCGTCTGAGGAAAGAGTGCCCTAACGCTACTTGTGGTGCTGGTACTTTCATGGCGAGTCATTTCGATCGTCATTACTGTGGTAAGTGTGGTCTCACCTACGTTTACCAGAAAGAGGGTGGTGACGAGTGATCTGTTCTACTGGTagatctctctctatctctctctctttatcctTAAAAACAGCATTTCGATTTCGGAACTTTGTAagcttttttgttgtttatggaTTCAAAATGTTGAACATCGTTTGCTTCTGGATTATGAATGATTAAAAGTTTTAGGTTCtttatgaatattttattaTGCTGTTTGTTCAATTCCTTGGTTGCAATTGATTTTGAATGATCTCTTCATTTTGAAATGGCTAATTTTGTGTTGagaacaatttaaaatattagtcaGGTTGTGCATGCTTGAAACGATATTAGCTTAGTTATGGTTCTGATGATGATCTAATGACTGATGTGTGATAGCTTAACTGGCTTGCTTAGAATCTGTTGAgttatttgtataatatatgtaattcg
This genomic window contains:
- the LOC104789842 gene encoding ubiquitin-40S ribosomal protein S27a-2-like, with the translated sequence MIKKDGRTLADYNIQKESTLHLVLRLRGGAKKRKKKTYTKPKKIKHKHKKVKLAVLQFYKIDGSGKVQRLRKECPNATCGAGTFMASHFDRHYCGKCGLTYVYQKEGGDE